A stretch of DNA from Acidobacteriota bacterium:
AAGGAAGCGGAAAGGCTCAACGAGGTCTTCGTTAAGTTCGTGAGAACGGGCCATCCATTTGTGATCGCCAAGGCTGCTATGAGTCTGGATGGAAAGATTGCCTCTTCGGGAGGGGAATCGAAGTGGATCTCTTCGCCGGGAACGAGAGAGTATATCCACAACAGGATCAGGTTCTGTGTCGATGCCATTATGGTTGGGATAAACACGCTTCTGTTAGATGATCCCCTGCTGACCGTTAGAGGTTCAGCCGATAGAAAAAAGAAGGTCGTAAGGGTTGTCCTGGACTCATTTCTCAGGACTCCTCTGAATTCCCGAATGTTCGAGAGCCTGGACCAGGGGGAGATATGGATCTATACGACAGAAAAAGGGGATATGAAAGCCAGGGATAAGCTCGAAGCGGCGGGTGCCAGCATCGTCACAGTAGGCGAGGAGGATGGAAAATGCCGTTTAAGCGATGTCTTGCTGAATCTGGGCGGAAGGGGTGTATCATCTGTCCTGATTGAAGGAGGAAGCCAGACCCTGGCTTCCGCCTTCAAGGGGAGATTCGTCGATAAGGTCTATTTCTTCATCGCTCCCTCCATTATAGGCGAAAAGAATTCAATAGTCGCCATAGGAGATCTTCTTCAAAGGGGATTGAGCCAATCTATCCAAATCGATAACATCGATACGCTGCCAATCGATGGAGACCTGATGCTCAGAGGGTATCCCGTGTACAGATAGCAAGGAGAGAATATGTTTACTGGCCTTGTGCAAGATGTGGGGACAATTGATAGAATATTCAGATCAGGAAATCATGTAAGACTGAGGATAAACTCTTCCTTCAAGGAAGGAGACATGAGGACAGGTGATTCAATCAATGTTAACGGGGCATGCCTCACAGTTGAGAAGTGGGATGTTCCCTTCCTCGAGGCTCATGTGAGCCGGGAAACTATGACCAGAACGAACCTACCCGACCTGAGGGAAGGAGAGAAGGTCAACTTGGAACTGGCCATGAGACCTGCCGATCGGTTTGGAGGACACATCGTTCAGGGACATGTTGATTCAACTGGCAAGGTGAGGAGTATGACGAAATCCGGTGATGATATGATCCTCAGGATCTCATGCCCCAGCTCATTGATGGGCTATATCGTCGATAAAGGCTCCATTTCCATAAACGGGGTGAGCCTGACCGTTTCCAGAATGGGAAGAGGATGGTTCGAGCTGACGCTGATTCCTCATACCTTGAGGAACACTAACCTCCAATCTCTCCGTACGGGAGCACGCGTCAACATAGAAACGGACATCATTGGAAAGTATATCAAGAAACTTCAGGAGGCCAGGAATAGATGACAGGAAGAGAAAGACAGAGTTCCTCGTTCCCGTTTTCGACAATCGAAGAAGCCATCAAAGACATCGCTGAAGGTAAGATGGTGATAGTCGTGGACGACGAGGATAGAGAGAACGAAGGCGATCTGACCATTGCCGCAGAGAAGGTTACTCCGGAAGCCATCAATTTCATGGCGAAGTACGGCA
This window harbors:
- a CDS encoding riboflavin synthase; translated protein: MFTGLVQDVGTIDRIFRSGNHVRLRINSSFKEGDMRTGDSINVNGACLTVEKWDVPFLEAHVSRETMTRTNLPDLREGEKVNLELAMRPADRFGGHIVQGHVDSTGKVRSMTKSGDDMILRISCPSSLMGYIVDKGSISINGVSLTVSRMGRGWFELTLIPHTLRNTNLQSLRTGARVNIETDIIGKYIKKLQEARNR
- the ribD gene encoding bifunctional diaminohydroxyphosphoribosylaminopyrimidine deaminase/5-amino-6-(5-phosphoribosylamino)uracil reductase RibD, whose protein sequence is MHSDEEYLMMVFSLARRGEGETSPNPIVGAIVVKDGRVAGKGFHWRAGEKHAEIAALDEAGEAARDATLYLNLEPCCHYGKTPPCCDRIIKAGIRKVVCSMQDPNPMVNGRGFNQLRSSGIFVEEGLLRKEAERLNEVFVKFVRTGHPFVIAKAAMSLDGKIASSGGESKWISSPGTREYIHNRIRFCVDAIMVGINTLLLDDPLLTVRGSADRKKKVVRVVLDSFLRTPLNSRMFESLDQGEIWIYTTEKGDMKARDKLEAAGASIVTVGEEDGKCRLSDVLLNLGGRGVSSVLIEGGSQTLASAFKGRFVDKVYFFIAPSIIGEKNSIVAIGDLLQRGLSQSIQIDNIDTLPIDGDLMLRGYPVYR